One segment of Diaphorobacter sp. HDW4B DNA contains the following:
- a CDS encoding flavin reductase family protein, with protein MQDHSVQTFDPKAFRAALGTFATGVTVITAVGQDGKSIGLTANSFNSVSLDPPLVLWSLAKKAFNLQDFVAAKHWAVHILSADQEQMSNQFARGGAEKFAGVEPVSSEHGVPLLQNCAARFECTSTFQYEGGDHIIFVGEVKKFERNDHPPLVFHAGKYALASLKDNDFSPPRATGTEPPTFRSDMLGYMVGRARKNFLDSMRVHLESNGLNDYEWRLLTIILTKKNLTASMFERFNKDAALETILATLESLRQKGWIEMVSDEGLGEPTYTLSQKGVYDSVRLLAIAKSHEEHLMEKMGYADGMLLKSLLNKFIQKTEGSSPNLWSDEFVLKEKAAQ; from the coding sequence CGACCCAAAGGCCTTCCGCGCTGCACTCGGAACCTTTGCGACGGGGGTGACGGTGATAACGGCGGTGGGGCAAGATGGAAAGTCCATCGGTCTGACTGCCAACAGCTTCAATTCAGTGTCGTTGGATCCCCCATTGGTGCTTTGGAGTCTGGCGAAGAAGGCGTTCAATTTGCAGGACTTTGTAGCTGCGAAGCATTGGGCGGTCCATATTTTGAGTGCCGACCAGGAGCAGATGTCCAACCAATTTGCGCGTGGTGGTGCGGAAAAGTTTGCAGGCGTCGAACCAGTGAGTTCCGAGCATGGCGTGCCTTTGCTGCAGAACTGTGCTGCGCGGTTTGAGTGCACGAGCACCTTTCAGTATGAAGGGGGAGACCACATCATCTTTGTTGGCGAGGTCAAGAAGTTTGAGCGCAATGACCATCCACCGTTGGTGTTTCATGCGGGAAAATATGCTTTGGCATCCCTCAAGGACAACGACTTCAGTCCGCCCAGAGCTACTGGCACCGAGCCGCCCACCTTCCGGTCGGACATGCTGGGCTACATGGTGGGGCGGGCGCGCAAGAATTTTCTGGACAGCATGCGCGTGCATCTGGAAAGCAATGGCCTCAATGACTACGAATGGCGCCTGTTGACCATCATTTTGACGAAGAAGAATTTGACCGCATCCATGTTCGAGCGCTTCAACAAGGATGCTGCATTGGAGACCATTCTCGCCACATTGGAGTCATTGCGACAGAAGGGTTGGATCGAGATGGTGTCGGATGAAGGTCTTGGAGAACCGACTTACACGCTTTCGCAAAAAGGTGTTTACGACTCGGTACGGTTGCTGGCCATTGCCAAGTCCCACGAAGAGCATTTGATGGAAAAAATGGGCTACGCGGATGGAATGCTGCTGAAAAGCCTGCTCAACAAATTCATTCAGAAGACCGAAGGCTCCTCCCCCAACCTGTGGAGTGATGAATTTGTATTGAAGGAAAAGGCTGCCCAGTAG
- a CDS encoding tripartite tricarboxylate transporter substrate-binding protein, whose amino-acid sequence MSKVFKLKVLIPALLGLGASLAHAQNPNPVRIIIGFAAGGNGDIIARMLANELRPILGRNVIVENKPGAGGRLAALQLKSAPADGSNYLLAPDSWSIFPTILQTEGQLRYSLQKDFAPVARVVSYPLGLFVSEGAGVHNLKEYIEKAKTNPSIAAYGSSGAGSITEFLGIVMSKEFGFKMTVIPFKGGSEVKSNLMGSQIPVGIMTAGDGLADVGGKIKPLGFFTPTRWSIAPDVPTFKEQGYDIVNGGAFSAIWTSAKTPESERKKMEDALKQVLSKPDVQEKLSKIYVRSDFADGRTLGEQVGKLIQYWNPIVESSGIKATVN is encoded by the coding sequence ATGTCGAAAGTATTCAAGTTGAAGGTTTTGATTCCAGCCTTGCTGGGGCTCGGCGCCAGCTTGGCTCATGCACAGAACCCCAACCCGGTTCGAATCATCATTGGTTTTGCAGCAGGAGGAAATGGCGACATCATTGCCCGGATGCTGGCCAATGAACTGCGCCCCATTCTGGGCCGTAATGTGATTGTTGAAAACAAGCCGGGCGCGGGTGGCCGTCTTGCTGCACTGCAGTTGAAATCTGCCCCTGCCGATGGCAGCAACTATCTTTTGGCTCCGGACAGTTGGTCGATATTTCCGACGATCCTTCAGACTGAAGGCCAACTGCGCTACAGCCTGCAGAAAGATTTTGCGCCGGTTGCACGTGTTGTGTCCTACCCCCTCGGTCTGTTTGTGTCCGAAGGCGCCGGGGTACACAACCTGAAGGAATATATCGAGAAGGCCAAGACCAACCCCTCCATAGCGGCTTATGGATCGTCGGGGGCTGGAAGCATCACGGAGTTTCTTGGCATCGTTATGTCCAAGGAGTTTGGATTCAAGATGACAGTGATTCCATTCAAGGGTGGCAGTGAGGTGAAGTCCAACCTGATGGGGTCACAGATTCCTGTCGGAATCATGACGGCGGGCGACGGATTGGCCGACGTCGGTGGAAAAATAAAGCCACTGGGCTTCTTTACTCCTACACGTTGGTCCATTGCGCCTGATGTGCCGACCTTCAAGGAGCAAGGATATGACATCGTGAATGGAGGGGCATTCTCTGCGATCTGGACGTCTGCCAAGACTCCAGAAAGCGAGCGCAAGAAAATGGAAGATGCTCTGAAGCAAGTCCTTTCCAAGCCCGATGTACAAGAGAAATTGTCCAAAATCTATGTTCGCTCAGATTTCGCGGATGGACGTACATTGGGTGAGCAGGTTGGTAAGTTGATTCAATACTGGAATCCTATTGTGGAGTCTTCCGGCATCAAGGCGACAGTGAATTGA
- a CDS encoding IS3 family transposase (programmed frameshift) — MSNQRYPQEFKTEAVKQITERGHKVADVSARLGVSQHSLYQWIKAQGTPAHDRPAQVSQTEELRRLKAELKRVTEERDILKKGRSVLCQAVRVKYAFIKRHEGEYSIRRLCKVMAVHPSGYYAWKAQPMSLRAKDDQRLLGLLKHAWLESGGVYGYRKLTMDMRDLGESCGKHRVARLLKIEGLRSQTGYKRRAGMRGGKPAIVAPNHLQRRFAAAEPNQAWVTDITYIRTHEGWLYLAVVVDLFSRQVVGWSMGSRIDTGLVLDALLMVLWRRRPKLPVMVHSDQGSQFTGHDWQGFLRDHNLVSSMSRRGNCHDNAVAESFFQLLKRERIRRQIYPTRDEARADVFNYIEMFYNPKRRHGTAGDISPVEFERRHSQRLNSV, encoded by the exons ATGAGTAACCAAAGATATCCCCAAGAATTCAAGACCGAAGCAGTCAAGCAGATCACTGAGCGCGGCCATAAGGTGGCCGATGTTTCAGCCCGACTAGGCGTAAGTCAGCACAGCCTTTATCAATGGATCAAGGCTCAAGGAACGCCTGCCCATGATCGGCCGGCACAGGTGTCACAAACCGAGGAGTTGCGACGACTGAAGGCTGAACTCAAGCGAGTCACAGAGGAGCGCGACATCCTAAAAAAGG GCCGCAGCGTACTTTGCCAAGCAGTCCGGGTGAAGTACGCATTCATCAAGCGCCATGAAGGTGAGTACAGCATTCGCCGACTGTGCAAGGTCATGGCTGTACACCCTAGCGGCTACTACGCCTGGAAGGCGCAACCGATGAGCCTTCGTGCAAAGGACGATCAACGTCTGTTGGGTCTTCTCAAGCATGCGTGGCTCGAGAGTGGTGGCGTCTATGGCTATCGCAAGCTGACCATGGACATGCGTGATTTGGGCGAGAGCTGCGGCAAGCATCGCGTGGCACGACTGCTCAAAATCGAGGGGCTGCGCTCACAGACGGGCTACAAACGCCGTGCAGGCATGCGTGGCGGCAAACCTGCCATCGTCGCGCCCAATCACTTGCAGCGCCGCTTCGCAGCGGCCGAGCCCAACCAAGCTTGGGTGACTGACATCACATACATCCGCACCCATGAAGGTTGGCTGTATCTGGCGGTGGTGGTTGACCTGTTCTCACGTCAGGTTGTTGGCTGGTCTATGGGCAGCCGCATCGATACTGGCTTGGTGCTCGATGCACTGTTGATGGTCTTGTGGCGTCGCAGGCCTAAGCTGCCTGTCATGGTGCATTCGGATCAGGGTAGTCAGTTTACAGGCCATGACTGGCAGGGCTTTCTGCGAGATCACAATCTGGTCTCCAGCATGAGTCGTCGCGGCAACTGTCACGACAACGCCGTGGCCGAGAGCTTCTTCCAGTTGCTCAAGCGCGAGCGTATTCGCCGCCAGATTTACCCGACGCGCGATGAGGCCAGGGCTGATGTCTTCAACTACATCGAGATGTTTTACAACCCGAAAAGGCGTCATGGCACCGCCGGAGATATCTCTCCGGTAGAGTTCGAAAGACGGCATTCCCAACGGCTCAACAGTGTCTAG
- a CDS encoding citryl-CoA lyase: protein MSPSSNSTSAEQRLQQASDWWSTSIIDIRPGVINTRGIPIQELIGKISFPQMIWLMLRGELPNAEHARLLEASLVAAVDHGPQAPSIAIARMSVTCGLPLNGAMASAINVLDDVHGGAGEQCLGLYQSIRKLLTDDSSIPSDNEIDAAVDLGLNAFIAENSKIIPGFGHRFHPIDPRVAPLLSMVNQAAEQGHVQGLYASIAQGVERALLRRTGKALPMNIDGVTAAVYGELGFAPALARGIFILSRSVGILSHAWEQSQQGHRLKGPMPTTIPYRYTGDPEHSVAVVSDKNPTPESSQ, encoded by the coding sequence ATGAGCCCTTCTTCCAACTCCACTTCGGCCGAACAACGCCTTCAACAAGCATCTGACTGGTGGAGCACGTCCATCATCGATATTCGCCCCGGTGTCATCAACACCCGCGGCATCCCGATTCAAGAGCTCATCGGCAAGATCAGCTTCCCGCAAATGATCTGGCTGATGCTCCGTGGCGAGCTACCGAATGCTGAGCACGCCCGCCTACTGGAAGCCTCGCTCGTCGCAGCGGTGGATCACGGCCCCCAAGCCCCATCCATTGCCATTGCGCGTATGTCAGTCACCTGCGGGCTGCCACTCAACGGCGCCATGGCCTCAGCTATCAACGTGCTGGACGACGTACATGGCGGCGCAGGTGAACAATGTCTGGGCCTCTATCAAAGCATTCGCAAGCTGCTAACTGACGATAGCAGCATTCCATCCGACAACGAAATTGATGCTGCGGTGGATCTGGGACTGAATGCCTTCATCGCTGAAAACAGCAAGATCATTCCGGGCTTCGGGCATCGCTTTCACCCCATCGACCCACGTGTTGCACCATTGCTCTCCATGGTGAATCAGGCAGCCGAACAAGGCCATGTTCAAGGCCTCTACGCTTCGATTGCCCAAGGCGTCGAACGTGCACTGCTTCGCCGTACCGGCAAGGCCTTGCCGATGAACATCGATGGCGTAACGGCGGCTGTATATGGAGAACTGGGGTTCGCCCCTGCCTTGGCGCGCGGCATCTTCATTCTGTCGCGGTCAGTCGGCATCCTGTCGCACGCTTGGGAACAATCGCAGCAAGGCCACCGTCTCAAGGGTCCCATGCCCACGACCATTCCCTATCGCTACACAGGCGATCCAGAGCACTCCGTCGCCGTGGTCAGCGACAAAAATCCGACTCCAGAGTCTTCTCAATAA
- a CDS encoding CaiB/BaiF CoA-transferase family protein, giving the protein MTSSPLLKNIRVLDLTNVLSGPFCGYQMALLGADVIKVESPEGGDLARQLGADAGLNRDYLGASFLAQNGGKRSIELNLKKPEDVETFKSLVQTADVVLENFRPGVMDRLGLGYEALKAIKGDIVYCAISGFGKDGPLSGAPAYDQIIQGLSGLMSITGDSESAPLRVGYPLCDTLGGMTAAFAICAALVRRAHSGEGAFVDVSMLDSTLVSMGWIVSNLLIAGQQPTPMGNENFTAAPSGTFTTGDGPINIAANKQQQFEMLCDIIGAPELKSDPRFAERETRKRNRFALKGLIEQQLAGSNAATWEKKFNDAGIPAGQVLSMAQALSQPQVQHRNLFAQVPFAHSGRSELPLARSGFQVDGYATGPATAPPLRGQHSEEILRELAAVADA; this is encoded by the coding sequence ATGACATCCAGCCCCCTTCTCAAGAACATTCGCGTCCTCGATCTGACCAACGTCCTCTCCGGCCCATTCTGCGGATATCAAATGGCGCTGCTGGGAGCGGATGTCATCAAAGTCGAATCACCGGAAGGGGGAGATCTGGCCCGTCAACTGGGTGCCGACGCAGGCCTCAATCGGGACTATCTTGGAGCATCTTTTCTTGCGCAGAACGGAGGCAAGCGCTCCATTGAACTCAACCTCAAGAAGCCAGAAGACGTAGAGACATTCAAGAGCCTCGTTCAAACTGCCGACGTGGTGCTTGAGAATTTTCGGCCCGGCGTCATGGATCGCTTGGGACTCGGCTACGAAGCGCTGAAGGCAATCAAAGGAGATATCGTCTACTGCGCAATATCTGGCTTCGGCAAGGACGGTCCACTCTCTGGAGCACCCGCTTATGACCAGATCATCCAAGGTCTCTCGGGCCTGATGAGCATCACCGGTGACAGTGAGTCTGCGCCACTTCGCGTGGGCTATCCGCTATGCGATACGCTGGGCGGCATGACGGCCGCGTTCGCCATCTGCGCGGCATTGGTGCGTCGTGCTCACTCGGGAGAAGGAGCATTCGTAGACGTCTCCATGCTGGACTCCACGTTGGTATCCATGGGCTGGATCGTTTCAAACTTGCTGATCGCAGGACAGCAGCCCACCCCCATGGGCAACGAGAACTTTACTGCTGCACCGTCCGGCACGTTCACGACCGGCGATGGCCCGATCAACATTGCAGCCAACAAGCAGCAGCAGTTCGAAATGCTGTGCGACATCATCGGTGCACCTGAACTGAAGTCGGACCCACGCTTTGCCGAGCGCGAGACCCGCAAGCGCAATCGCTTCGCGCTCAAAGGATTGATCGAACAGCAGTTGGCCGGCTCTAACGCAGCCACTTGGGAGAAGAAATTCAACGATGCCGGCATCCCTGCCGGTCAAGTGCTCAGCATGGCTCAAGCGTTGAGCCAACCTCAAGTTCAACACCGCAATCTATTTGCTCAGGTGCCATTCGCTCATTCTGGACGTTCAGAACTGCCATTGGCACGAAGCGGGTTTCAGGTCGACGGGTACGCGACCGGTCCCGCAACTGCACCTCCGCTGCGTGGCCAGCACAGTGAAGAAATCCTCCGAGAACTTGCCGCAGTTGCAGACGCGTAA
- a CDS encoding IclR family transcriptional regulator: protein MRKTQSENSVEESTDTVGVAAVNRALSLLAAFSNQHRSFTLTQLAEQTGLYKSTVLRLAESLESAGYLFRDREGVYTLGPAPLRLAAIYRSSLHPSEFIMPVLRELSSLTGESAAMYTRAGDKRLCAYRISSPRAISDNVQQDELLSLDKGAGGHVLLAFDGAVGERYDAIRKNLVCLTMGERDQETAAVACPVFGTEQKLQGALSVSGPLHRFTPEAVQAIQGHLLTAAAKVTTHFGGDPSPFKDLISSPKP, encoded by the coding sequence ATGCGCAAGACACAATCCGAAAATTCCGTTGAAGAAAGCACAGACACCGTTGGAGTTGCTGCGGTGAACCGCGCGCTCTCGCTGCTCGCTGCGTTTTCCAATCAACACCGCAGCTTCACGCTCACGCAATTGGCAGAGCAGACCGGTCTCTACAAGAGCACCGTGCTGCGGTTGGCGGAATCCTTGGAGAGCGCGGGATACCTTTTCCGGGACCGTGAAGGTGTCTACACCCTTGGCCCCGCGCCGTTGCGTCTTGCAGCCATCTATCGCAGCAGCTTGCACCCGTCGGAATTCATCATGCCGGTACTGCGTGAGCTTTCCAGCCTCACGGGTGAAAGTGCGGCCATGTACACCCGTGCTGGAGACAAGCGCCTATGCGCCTATCGCATCTCATCGCCACGTGCGATCAGTGACAACGTCCAGCAAGATGAATTGCTTTCGCTCGACAAAGGTGCCGGAGGCCATGTTCTTCTCGCCTTTGACGGCGCGGTCGGCGAGCGTTACGACGCCATTCGCAAAAACTTGGTCTGCCTGACCATGGGCGAACGCGATCAGGAAACGGCCGCCGTGGCATGCCCCGTGTTCGGTACTGAACAGAAATTGCAAGGCGCACTGTCGGTATCCGGACCTCTCCACCGATTCACTCCAGAAGCTGTGCAAGCGATTCAAGGGCACCTTCTGACTGCAGCAGCAAAAGTCACCACTCATTTCGGTGGTGACCCCTCGCCATTCAAAGACCTCATTTCGTCACCCAAACCATGA
- a CDS encoding fumarylacetoacetate hydrolase family protein, which produces MKIARFNEGRMGIVVGEELVDVTGVVGVDLQQWPPVGAVQMIAAWSDVRAKVESILPTAPRVALSSVRLLTPVPWPNKVIAYPVNYNDHGQEMQANYRATHQGFFLKPASSLCGASDSIELPDLPGREVHHEAELGIIIGKRGRDVRREDWKDYVFGYACLMDMVVRGREERVFRKAYDTFCPVGPWITTADEVSDPANLKMKLWVNDELRQSANTKDLVLDIPGMIEMAASVMTLEPGDIIATGTPAGVGQIVDGDVVRIRIDELGEMCMKVVQGKSGRSVVFENPYVPDIKKQPLVA; this is translated from the coding sequence ATGAAGATTGCTCGCTTTAATGAAGGTCGGATGGGCATCGTCGTCGGTGAAGAATTGGTCGATGTGACAGGAGTCGTTGGTGTGGACCTGCAGCAATGGCCACCCGTTGGGGCTGTGCAGATGATTGCAGCATGGTCTGATGTTCGTGCCAAGGTCGAGAGCATTTTGCCAACTGCGCCACGTGTCGCATTGTCTTCGGTGCGTCTTCTGACACCGGTTCCCTGGCCCAACAAGGTCATTGCATACCCCGTGAACTACAACGATCACGGTCAGGAAATGCAAGCCAACTACCGTGCAACCCACCAGGGCTTCTTTCTGAAGCCTGCGTCTTCATTGTGCGGTGCGAGTGATTCCATCGAGCTGCCGGATCTACCAGGACGTGAAGTGCACCACGAGGCCGAGCTGGGCATCATCATCGGCAAGCGTGGTCGCGACGTGCGCCGCGAGGACTGGAAGGACTATGTCTTTGGCTATGCCTGCTTGATGGACATGGTGGTGCGCGGCCGTGAAGAGCGTGTGTTCCGCAAGGCCTACGACACATTCTGCCCTGTCGGCCCATGGATCACGACGGCCGATGAGGTCAGTGATCCTGCAAACCTGAAAATGAAGCTCTGGGTCAACGATGAGCTGCGCCAGAGCGCCAACACCAAGGACCTCGTGCTCGATATTCCCGGCATGATCGAAATGGCTGCGTCCGTGATGACACTCGAACCAGGTGACATCATCGCCACAGGCACACCAGCTGGAGTGGGACAGATTGTCGATGGCGATGTCGTACGCATCCGCATTGATGAACTCGGTGAAATGTGCATGAAGGTGGTGCAGGGCAAGTCGGGTCGTTCCGTCGTCTTTGAGAATCCGTACGTCCCGGACATCAAGAAGCAACCGCTGGTGGCCTGA